In a genomic window of Pseudoliparis swirei isolate HS2019 ecotype Mariana Trench chromosome 20, NWPU_hadal_v1, whole genome shotgun sequence:
- the sh3bgr gene encoding SH3 domain-binding glutamic acid-rich protein isoform X8, translating into MVIKVFLASSSGSTAIKKKQQDVVGFLEALKVDYTQLDIACNEENRMWMRQNVPVEKKPANGIPLPPQIFNEESYCGDYETFFDAKEDNMVYDFLRLPPPPGSKEAEQASKALIVENGTHAEETNAEKSLDESREVPVEERNGNAHGEEEQAAEEEDGEEVVGGEEEVAEGDDEVTEGEKALGDEEEETMEETDEAREEEGEGQEEEDLQSQEEEEAEVQEEEEAE; encoded by the exons ATGGTTATCAAAGTATTTCTCGCCTCTTCATCGGGATCCACCGCG atcaagaagaagcagcaagaTGTGGTCGGCTTCCTGGAGGCTCTCAAAGTGGACTACACTCAGCTGGACATCGCCTGCAACGAGGAGAACCGCATGTGGATGAGGCAGAACGTCCCCGTGGAGAAGAAGCCCGCCAACGGCATCCCGCTGCCCCCTCAGATCTTCAATGAAGAGAGCTACTGTGGG GATTATGAAACATTCTTCGACGCCAAAGAGGACAACATGGTGTACGACTTCCTAaggctgcctcctcctcccgggTCAAAG GAGGCCGAACAGGCCAGCAAGGCCCTCATTGTGGAGAACGGGACCCATGCGGAGGAAACTAACGCAGAGAAGAGCCTTGATGAATCAAGA GAGGTTCCGGTGGAGGAGCGAAATGGGAATGCGCACGGCGAGGAGGAGcaggcagctgaggaggaggacggggaggaAGTCGTGGGTGGCGAGGAAGAGGTAGCAGAAGGAGATGATGAAGTCACGGAAGGAGAAAAGGCCcttggagacgaggaggaggagacgatggAAGAAACCGACGAG GCCCGAGAAGAGGAGGGCGAAGGACAG gaggaagaggatttgCAGTCACAG gaagaagaagaggctgaagTACAAGAG GAGGAAGAGGCTGAGTAG
- the sh3bgr gene encoding SH3 domain-binding glutamic acid-rich protein isoform X11, with the protein MVIKVFLASSSGSTAIKKKQQDVVGFLEALKVDYTQLDIACNEENRMWMRQNVPVEKKPANGIPLPPQIFNEESYCGDYETFFDAKEDNMVYDFLRLPPPPGSKEAEQASKALIVENGTHAEETNAEKSLDESREVPVEERNGNAHGEEEQAAEEEDGEEVVGGEEEVAEGDDEVTEGEKALGDEEEETMEETDEAREEEGEGQEEEEAEVQEEEEAE; encoded by the exons ATGGTTATCAAAGTATTTCTCGCCTCTTCATCGGGATCCACCGCG atcaagaagaagcagcaagaTGTGGTCGGCTTCCTGGAGGCTCTCAAAGTGGACTACACTCAGCTGGACATCGCCTGCAACGAGGAGAACCGCATGTGGATGAGGCAGAACGTCCCCGTGGAGAAGAAGCCCGCCAACGGCATCCCGCTGCCCCCTCAGATCTTCAATGAAGAGAGCTACTGTGGG GATTATGAAACATTCTTCGACGCCAAAGAGGACAACATGGTGTACGACTTCCTAaggctgcctcctcctcccgggTCAAAG GAGGCCGAACAGGCCAGCAAGGCCCTCATTGTGGAGAACGGGACCCATGCGGAGGAAACTAACGCAGAGAAGAGCCTTGATGAATCAAGA GAGGTTCCGGTGGAGGAGCGAAATGGGAATGCGCACGGCGAGGAGGAGcaggcagctgaggaggaggacggggaggaAGTCGTGGGTGGCGAGGAAGAGGTAGCAGAAGGAGATGATGAAGTCACGGAAGGAGAAAAGGCCcttggagacgaggaggaggagacgatggAAGAAACCGACGAG GCCCGAGAAGAGGAGGGCGAAGGACAG gaagaagaagaggctgaagTACAAGAG GAGGAAGAGGCTGAGTAG
- the sh3bgr gene encoding SH3 domain-binding glutamic acid-rich protein isoform X1 yields MVIKVFLASSSGSTAIKKKQQDVVGFLEALKVDYTQLDIACNEENRMWMRQNVPVEKKPANGIPLPPQIFNEESYCGDYETFFDAKEDNMVYDFLRLPPPPGSKEAEQASKALIVENGTHAEETNAEKSLDESREVPVEERNGNAHGEEEQAAEEEDGEEVVGGEEEVAEGDDEVTEGEKALGDEEEETMEETDEVTEDTQAREEEGEGQEEEDLQSQEEEELRQLEEEEEAEVQEEEEAE; encoded by the exons ATGGTTATCAAAGTATTTCTCGCCTCTTCATCGGGATCCACCGCG atcaagaagaagcagcaagaTGTGGTCGGCTTCCTGGAGGCTCTCAAAGTGGACTACACTCAGCTGGACATCGCCTGCAACGAGGAGAACCGCATGTGGATGAGGCAGAACGTCCCCGTGGAGAAGAAGCCCGCCAACGGCATCCCGCTGCCCCCTCAGATCTTCAATGAAGAGAGCTACTGTGGG GATTATGAAACATTCTTCGACGCCAAAGAGGACAACATGGTGTACGACTTCCTAaggctgcctcctcctcccgggTCAAAG GAGGCCGAACAGGCCAGCAAGGCCCTCATTGTGGAGAACGGGACCCATGCGGAGGAAACTAACGCAGAGAAGAGCCTTGATGAATCAAGA GAGGTTCCGGTGGAGGAGCGAAATGGGAATGCGCACGGCGAGGAGGAGcaggcagctgaggaggaggacggggaggaAGTCGTGGGTGGCGAGGAAGAGGTAGCAGAAGGAGATGATGAAGTCACGGAAGGAGAAAAGGCCcttggagacgaggaggaggagacgatggAAGAAACCGACGAGGTCACAGAAGACACA CAGGCCCGAGAAGAGGAGGGCGAAGGACAG gaggaagaggatttgCAGTCACAG gaggaagaagagcttCGACAGCTTGAG gaagaagaagaggctgaagTACAAGAG GAGGAAGAGGCTGAGTAG
- the sh3bgr gene encoding SH3 domain-binding glutamic acid-rich protein isoform X18, with protein MVIKVFLASSSGSTAIKKKQQDVVGFLEALKVDYTQLDIACNEENRMWMRQNVPVEKKPANGIPLPPQIFNEESYCGDYETFFDAKEDNMVYDFLRLPPPPGSKEAEQASKALIVENGTHAEETNAEKSLDESRAREEEGEGQEEEDLQSQEEEELRQLEEEEEAEVQEEEEAE; from the exons ATGGTTATCAAAGTATTTCTCGCCTCTTCATCGGGATCCACCGCG atcaagaagaagcagcaagaTGTGGTCGGCTTCCTGGAGGCTCTCAAAGTGGACTACACTCAGCTGGACATCGCCTGCAACGAGGAGAACCGCATGTGGATGAGGCAGAACGTCCCCGTGGAGAAGAAGCCCGCCAACGGCATCCCGCTGCCCCCTCAGATCTTCAATGAAGAGAGCTACTGTGGG GATTATGAAACATTCTTCGACGCCAAAGAGGACAACATGGTGTACGACTTCCTAaggctgcctcctcctcccgggTCAAAG GAGGCCGAACAGGCCAGCAAGGCCCTCATTGTGGAGAACGGGACCCATGCGGAGGAAACTAACGCAGAGAAGAGCCTTGATGAATCAAGA GCCCGAGAAGAGGAGGGCGAAGGACAG gaggaagaggatttgCAGTCACAG gaggaagaagagcttCGACAGCTTGAG gaagaagaagaggctgaagTACAAGAG GAGGAAGAGGCTGAGTAG
- the sh3bgr gene encoding SH3 domain-binding glutamic acid-rich protein isoform X10: protein MVIKVFLASSSGSTAIKKKQQDVVGFLEALKVDYTQLDIACNEENRMWMRQNVPVEKKPANGIPLPPQIFNEESYCGDYETFFDAKEDNMVYDFLRLPPPPGSKEAEQASKALIVENGTHAEETNAEKSLDESREVPVEERNGNAHGEEEQAAEEEDGEEVVGGEEEVAEGDDEVTEGEKALGDEEEETMEETDEVTEDTAREEEGEGQEEEEAEVQEEEEAE from the exons ATGGTTATCAAAGTATTTCTCGCCTCTTCATCGGGATCCACCGCG atcaagaagaagcagcaagaTGTGGTCGGCTTCCTGGAGGCTCTCAAAGTGGACTACACTCAGCTGGACATCGCCTGCAACGAGGAGAACCGCATGTGGATGAGGCAGAACGTCCCCGTGGAGAAGAAGCCCGCCAACGGCATCCCGCTGCCCCCTCAGATCTTCAATGAAGAGAGCTACTGTGGG GATTATGAAACATTCTTCGACGCCAAAGAGGACAACATGGTGTACGACTTCCTAaggctgcctcctcctcccgggTCAAAG GAGGCCGAACAGGCCAGCAAGGCCCTCATTGTGGAGAACGGGACCCATGCGGAGGAAACTAACGCAGAGAAGAGCCTTGATGAATCAAGA GAGGTTCCGGTGGAGGAGCGAAATGGGAATGCGCACGGCGAGGAGGAGcaggcagctgaggaggaggacggggaggaAGTCGTGGGTGGCGAGGAAGAGGTAGCAGAAGGAGATGATGAAGTCACGGAAGGAGAAAAGGCCcttggagacgaggaggaggagacgatggAAGAAACCGACGAGGTCACAGAAGACACA GCCCGAGAAGAGGAGGGCGAAGGACAG gaagaagaagaggctgaagTACAAGAG GAGGAAGAGGCTGAGTAG
- the sh3bgr gene encoding SH3 domain-binding glutamic acid-rich protein isoform X4 produces the protein MVIKVFLASSSGSTAIKKKQQDVVGFLEALKVDYTQLDIACNEENRMWMRQNVPVEKKPANGIPLPPQIFNEESYCGDYETFFDAKEDNMVYDFLRLPPPPGSKEAEQASKALIVENGTHAEETNAEKSLDESREVPVEERNGNAHGEEEQAAEEEDGEEVVGGEEEVAEGDDEVTEGEKALGDEEEETMEETDEVTEDTQAREEEGEGQEEEELRQLEEEEEAEVQEEEEAE, from the exons ATGGTTATCAAAGTATTTCTCGCCTCTTCATCGGGATCCACCGCG atcaagaagaagcagcaagaTGTGGTCGGCTTCCTGGAGGCTCTCAAAGTGGACTACACTCAGCTGGACATCGCCTGCAACGAGGAGAACCGCATGTGGATGAGGCAGAACGTCCCCGTGGAGAAGAAGCCCGCCAACGGCATCCCGCTGCCCCCTCAGATCTTCAATGAAGAGAGCTACTGTGGG GATTATGAAACATTCTTCGACGCCAAAGAGGACAACATGGTGTACGACTTCCTAaggctgcctcctcctcccgggTCAAAG GAGGCCGAACAGGCCAGCAAGGCCCTCATTGTGGAGAACGGGACCCATGCGGAGGAAACTAACGCAGAGAAGAGCCTTGATGAATCAAGA GAGGTTCCGGTGGAGGAGCGAAATGGGAATGCGCACGGCGAGGAGGAGcaggcagctgaggaggaggacggggaggaAGTCGTGGGTGGCGAGGAAGAGGTAGCAGAAGGAGATGATGAAGTCACGGAAGGAGAAAAGGCCcttggagacgaggaggaggagacgatggAAGAAACCGACGAGGTCACAGAAGACACA CAGGCCCGAGAAGAGGAGGGCGAAGGACAG gaggaagaagagcttCGACAGCTTGAG gaagaagaagaggctgaagTACAAGAG GAGGAAGAGGCTGAGTAG
- the sh3bgr gene encoding SH3 domain-binding glutamic acid-rich protein isoform X5, with the protein MVIKVFLASSSGSTAIKKKQQDVVGFLEALKVDYTQLDIACNEENRMWMRQNVPVEKKPANGIPLPPQIFNEESYCGDYETFFDAKEDNMVYDFLRLPPPPGSKEAEQASKALIVENGTHAEETNAEKSLDESREVPVEERNGNAHGEEEQAAEEEDGEEVVGGEEEVAEGDDEVTEGEKALGDEEEETMEETDEVTEDTQAREEEGEGQEEEDLQSQEEEEAEVQEEEEAE; encoded by the exons ATGGTTATCAAAGTATTTCTCGCCTCTTCATCGGGATCCACCGCG atcaagaagaagcagcaagaTGTGGTCGGCTTCCTGGAGGCTCTCAAAGTGGACTACACTCAGCTGGACATCGCCTGCAACGAGGAGAACCGCATGTGGATGAGGCAGAACGTCCCCGTGGAGAAGAAGCCCGCCAACGGCATCCCGCTGCCCCCTCAGATCTTCAATGAAGAGAGCTACTGTGGG GATTATGAAACATTCTTCGACGCCAAAGAGGACAACATGGTGTACGACTTCCTAaggctgcctcctcctcccgggTCAAAG GAGGCCGAACAGGCCAGCAAGGCCCTCATTGTGGAGAACGGGACCCATGCGGAGGAAACTAACGCAGAGAAGAGCCTTGATGAATCAAGA GAGGTTCCGGTGGAGGAGCGAAATGGGAATGCGCACGGCGAGGAGGAGcaggcagctgaggaggaggacggggaggaAGTCGTGGGTGGCGAGGAAGAGGTAGCAGAAGGAGATGATGAAGTCACGGAAGGAGAAAAGGCCcttggagacgaggaggaggagacgatggAAGAAACCGACGAGGTCACAGAAGACACA CAGGCCCGAGAAGAGGAGGGCGAAGGACAG gaggaagaggatttgCAGTCACAG gaagaagaagaggctgaagTACAAGAG GAGGAAGAGGCTGAGTAG
- the sh3bgr gene encoding SH3 domain-binding glutamic acid-rich protein isoform X24: MVIKVFLASSSGSTAIKKKQQDVVGFLEALKVDYTQLDIACNEENRMWMRQNVPVEKKPANGIPLPPQIFNEESYCGDYETFFDAKEDNMVYDFLRLPPPPGSKEAEQASKALIVENGTHAEETNAEKSLDESRAREEEGEGQEEEEAEVQEEEEAE; this comes from the exons ATGGTTATCAAAGTATTTCTCGCCTCTTCATCGGGATCCACCGCG atcaagaagaagcagcaagaTGTGGTCGGCTTCCTGGAGGCTCTCAAAGTGGACTACACTCAGCTGGACATCGCCTGCAACGAGGAGAACCGCATGTGGATGAGGCAGAACGTCCCCGTGGAGAAGAAGCCCGCCAACGGCATCCCGCTGCCCCCTCAGATCTTCAATGAAGAGAGCTACTGTGGG GATTATGAAACATTCTTCGACGCCAAAGAGGACAACATGGTGTACGACTTCCTAaggctgcctcctcctcccgggTCAAAG GAGGCCGAACAGGCCAGCAAGGCCCTCATTGTGGAGAACGGGACCCATGCGGAGGAAACTAACGCAGAGAAGAGCCTTGATGAATCAAGA GCCCGAGAAGAGGAGGGCGAAGGACAG gaagaagaagaggctgaagTACAAGAG GAGGAAGAGGCTGAGTAG
- the sh3bgr gene encoding SH3 domain-binding glutamic acid-rich protein isoform X22, with amino-acid sequence MVIKVFLASSSGSTAIKKKQQDVVGFLEALKVDYTQLDIACNEENRMWMRQNVPVEKKPANGIPLPPQIFNEESYCGDYETFFDAKEDNMVYDFLRLPPPPGSKEAEQASKALIVENGTHAEETNAEKSLDESRAREEEGEGQEEEDLQSQEEEEAEVQEEEEAE; translated from the exons ATGGTTATCAAAGTATTTCTCGCCTCTTCATCGGGATCCACCGCG atcaagaagaagcagcaagaTGTGGTCGGCTTCCTGGAGGCTCTCAAAGTGGACTACACTCAGCTGGACATCGCCTGCAACGAGGAGAACCGCATGTGGATGAGGCAGAACGTCCCCGTGGAGAAGAAGCCCGCCAACGGCATCCCGCTGCCCCCTCAGATCTTCAATGAAGAGAGCTACTGTGGG GATTATGAAACATTCTTCGACGCCAAAGAGGACAACATGGTGTACGACTTCCTAaggctgcctcctcctcccgggTCAAAG GAGGCCGAACAGGCCAGCAAGGCCCTCATTGTGGAGAACGGGACCCATGCGGAGGAAACTAACGCAGAGAAGAGCCTTGATGAATCAAGA GCCCGAGAAGAGGAGGGCGAAGGACAG gaggaagaggatttgCAGTCACAG gaagaagaagaggctgaagTACAAGAG GAGGAAGAGGCTGAGTAG
- the sh3bgr gene encoding SH3 domain-binding glutamic acid-rich protein isoform X21, with amino-acid sequence MVIKVFLASSSGSTAIKKKQQDVVGFLEALKVDYTQLDIACNEENRMWMRQNVPVEKKPANGIPLPPQIFNEESYCGDYETFFDAKEDNMVYDFLRLPPPPGSKEAEQASKALIVENGTHAEETNAEKSLDESRAREEEGEGQEEEELRQLEEEEEAEVQEEEEAE; translated from the exons ATGGTTATCAAAGTATTTCTCGCCTCTTCATCGGGATCCACCGCG atcaagaagaagcagcaagaTGTGGTCGGCTTCCTGGAGGCTCTCAAAGTGGACTACACTCAGCTGGACATCGCCTGCAACGAGGAGAACCGCATGTGGATGAGGCAGAACGTCCCCGTGGAGAAGAAGCCCGCCAACGGCATCCCGCTGCCCCCTCAGATCTTCAATGAAGAGAGCTACTGTGGG GATTATGAAACATTCTTCGACGCCAAAGAGGACAACATGGTGTACGACTTCCTAaggctgcctcctcctcccgggTCAAAG GAGGCCGAACAGGCCAGCAAGGCCCTCATTGTGGAGAACGGGACCCATGCGGAGGAAACTAACGCAGAGAAGAGCCTTGATGAATCAAGA GCCCGAGAAGAGGAGGGCGAAGGACAG gaggaagaagagcttCGACAGCTTGAG gaagaagaagaggctgaagTACAAGAG GAGGAAGAGGCTGAGTAG
- the sh3bgr gene encoding SH3 domain-binding glutamic acid-rich protein isoform X26, translating to MVIKVFLASSSGSTAIKKKQQDVVGFLEALKVDYTQLDIACNEENRMWMRQNVPVEKKPANGIPLPPQIFNEESYCGDYETFFDAKEDNMVYDFLRLPPPPGSKQAREEEGEGQEEEELRQLEEEEEAEVQEEEEAE from the exons ATGGTTATCAAAGTATTTCTCGCCTCTTCATCGGGATCCACCGCG atcaagaagaagcagcaagaTGTGGTCGGCTTCCTGGAGGCTCTCAAAGTGGACTACACTCAGCTGGACATCGCCTGCAACGAGGAGAACCGCATGTGGATGAGGCAGAACGTCCCCGTGGAGAAGAAGCCCGCCAACGGCATCCCGCTGCCCCCTCAGATCTTCAATGAAGAGAGCTACTGTGGG GATTATGAAACATTCTTCGACGCCAAAGAGGACAACATGGTGTACGACTTCCTAaggctgcctcctcctcccgggTCAAAG CAGGCCCGAGAAGAGGAGGGCGAAGGACAG gaggaagaagagcttCGACAGCTTGAG gaagaagaagaggctgaagTACAAGAG GAGGAAGAGGCTGAGTAG
- the sh3bgr gene encoding SH3 domain-binding glutamic acid-rich protein isoform X15 has translation MVIKVFLASSSGSTAIKKKQQDVVGFLEALKVDYTQLDIACNEENRMWMRQNVPVEKKPANGIPLPPQIFNEESYCGDYETFFDAKEDNMVYDFLRLPPPPGSKEVPVEERNGNAHGEEEQAAEEEDGEEVVGGEEEVAEGDDEVTEGEKALGDEEEETMEETDEVTEDTQAREEEGEGQEEEDLQSQEEEELRQLEEEEEAEVQEEEEAE, from the exons ATGGTTATCAAAGTATTTCTCGCCTCTTCATCGGGATCCACCGCG atcaagaagaagcagcaagaTGTGGTCGGCTTCCTGGAGGCTCTCAAAGTGGACTACACTCAGCTGGACATCGCCTGCAACGAGGAGAACCGCATGTGGATGAGGCAGAACGTCCCCGTGGAGAAGAAGCCCGCCAACGGCATCCCGCTGCCCCCTCAGATCTTCAATGAAGAGAGCTACTGTGGG GATTATGAAACATTCTTCGACGCCAAAGAGGACAACATGGTGTACGACTTCCTAaggctgcctcctcctcccgggTCAAAG GAGGTTCCGGTGGAGGAGCGAAATGGGAATGCGCACGGCGAGGAGGAGcaggcagctgaggaggaggacggggaggaAGTCGTGGGTGGCGAGGAAGAGGTAGCAGAAGGAGATGATGAAGTCACGGAAGGAGAAAAGGCCcttggagacgaggaggaggagacgatggAAGAAACCGACGAGGTCACAGAAGACACA CAGGCCCGAGAAGAGGAGGGCGAAGGACAG gaggaagaggatttgCAGTCACAG gaggaagaagagcttCGACAGCTTGAG gaagaagaagaggctgaagTACAAGAG GAGGAAGAGGCTGAGTAG
- the sh3bgr gene encoding SH3 domain-binding glutamic acid-rich protein isoform X27, with amino-acid sequence MVIKVFLASSSGSTAIKKKQQDVVGFLEALKVDYTQLDIACNEENRMWMRQNVPVEKKPANGIPLPPQIFNEESYCGDYETFFDAKEDNMVYDFLRLPPPPGSKQAREEEGEGQEEEDLQSQEEEEAEVQEEEEAE; translated from the exons ATGGTTATCAAAGTATTTCTCGCCTCTTCATCGGGATCCACCGCG atcaagaagaagcagcaagaTGTGGTCGGCTTCCTGGAGGCTCTCAAAGTGGACTACACTCAGCTGGACATCGCCTGCAACGAGGAGAACCGCATGTGGATGAGGCAGAACGTCCCCGTGGAGAAGAAGCCCGCCAACGGCATCCCGCTGCCCCCTCAGATCTTCAATGAAGAGAGCTACTGTGGG GATTATGAAACATTCTTCGACGCCAAAGAGGACAACATGGTGTACGACTTCCTAaggctgcctcctcctcccgggTCAAAG CAGGCCCGAGAAGAGGAGGGCGAAGGACAG gaggaagaggatttgCAGTCACAG gaagaagaagaggctgaagTACAAGAG GAGGAAGAGGCTGAGTAG
- the sh3bgr gene encoding SH3 domain-binding glutamic acid-rich protein isoform X9, translated as MVIKVFLASSSGSTAIKKKQQDVVGFLEALKVDYTQLDIACNEENRMWMRQNVPVEKKPANGIPLPPQIFNEESYCGDYETFFDAKEDNMVYDFLRLPPPPGSKEAEQASKALIVENGTHAEETNAEKSLDESREVPVEERNGNAHGEEEQAAEEEDGEEVVGGEEEVAEGDDEVTEGEKALGDEEEETMEETDEVTEDTQAREEEGEGQEEEEAEVQEEEEAE; from the exons ATGGTTATCAAAGTATTTCTCGCCTCTTCATCGGGATCCACCGCG atcaagaagaagcagcaagaTGTGGTCGGCTTCCTGGAGGCTCTCAAAGTGGACTACACTCAGCTGGACATCGCCTGCAACGAGGAGAACCGCATGTGGATGAGGCAGAACGTCCCCGTGGAGAAGAAGCCCGCCAACGGCATCCCGCTGCCCCCTCAGATCTTCAATGAAGAGAGCTACTGTGGG GATTATGAAACATTCTTCGACGCCAAAGAGGACAACATGGTGTACGACTTCCTAaggctgcctcctcctcccgggTCAAAG GAGGCCGAACAGGCCAGCAAGGCCCTCATTGTGGAGAACGGGACCCATGCGGAGGAAACTAACGCAGAGAAGAGCCTTGATGAATCAAGA GAGGTTCCGGTGGAGGAGCGAAATGGGAATGCGCACGGCGAGGAGGAGcaggcagctgaggaggaggacggggaggaAGTCGTGGGTGGCGAGGAAGAGGTAGCAGAAGGAGATGATGAAGTCACGGAAGGAGAAAAGGCCcttggagacgaggaggaggagacgatggAAGAAACCGACGAGGTCACAGAAGACACA CAGGCCCGAGAAGAGGAGGGCGAAGGACAG gaagaagaagaggctgaagTACAAGAG GAGGAAGAGGCTGAGTAG
- the sh3bgr gene encoding SH3 domain-binding glutamic acid-rich protein isoform X20: MVIKVFLASSSGSTAIKKKQQDVVGFLEALKVDYTQLDIACNEENRMWMRQNVPVEKKPANGIPLPPQIFNEESYCGDYETFFDAKEDNMVYDFLRLPPPPGSKEAEQASKALIVENGTHAEETNAEKSLDESRQAREEEGEGQEEEDLQSQEEEEAEVQEEEEAE; this comes from the exons ATGGTTATCAAAGTATTTCTCGCCTCTTCATCGGGATCCACCGCG atcaagaagaagcagcaagaTGTGGTCGGCTTCCTGGAGGCTCTCAAAGTGGACTACACTCAGCTGGACATCGCCTGCAACGAGGAGAACCGCATGTGGATGAGGCAGAACGTCCCCGTGGAGAAGAAGCCCGCCAACGGCATCCCGCTGCCCCCTCAGATCTTCAATGAAGAGAGCTACTGTGGG GATTATGAAACATTCTTCGACGCCAAAGAGGACAACATGGTGTACGACTTCCTAaggctgcctcctcctcccgggTCAAAG GAGGCCGAACAGGCCAGCAAGGCCCTCATTGTGGAGAACGGGACCCATGCGGAGGAAACTAACGCAGAGAAGAGCCTTGATGAATCAAGA CAGGCCCGAGAAGAGGAGGGCGAAGGACAG gaggaagaggatttgCAGTCACAG gaagaagaagaggctgaagTACAAGAG GAGGAAGAGGCTGAGTAG
- the sh3bgr gene encoding SH3 domain-binding glutamic acid-rich protein isoform X19, which yields MVIKVFLASSSGSTAIKKKQQDVVGFLEALKVDYTQLDIACNEENRMWMRQNVPVEKKPANGIPLPPQIFNEESYCGDYETFFDAKEDNMVYDFLRLPPPPGSKEAEQASKALIVENGTHAEETNAEKSLDESRQAREEEGEGQEEEELRQLEEEEEAEVQEEEEAE from the exons ATGGTTATCAAAGTATTTCTCGCCTCTTCATCGGGATCCACCGCG atcaagaagaagcagcaagaTGTGGTCGGCTTCCTGGAGGCTCTCAAAGTGGACTACACTCAGCTGGACATCGCCTGCAACGAGGAGAACCGCATGTGGATGAGGCAGAACGTCCCCGTGGAGAAGAAGCCCGCCAACGGCATCCCGCTGCCCCCTCAGATCTTCAATGAAGAGAGCTACTGTGGG GATTATGAAACATTCTTCGACGCCAAAGAGGACAACATGGTGTACGACTTCCTAaggctgcctcctcctcccgggTCAAAG GAGGCCGAACAGGCCAGCAAGGCCCTCATTGTGGAGAACGGGACCCATGCGGAGGAAACTAACGCAGAGAAGAGCCTTGATGAATCAAGA CAGGCCCGAGAAGAGGAGGGCGAAGGACAG gaggaagaagagcttCGACAGCTTGAG gaagaagaagaggctgaagTACAAGAG GAGGAAGAGGCTGAGTAG